One window from the genome of Pseudomonas frederiksbergensis encodes:
- the dapE gene encoding succinyl-diaminopimelate desuccinylase, with protein MTAHADLSPTLQLACDLIRRPSVTPADADCQKLMMQRLGDAGFKLEPMRIEDVDNFWASHGKHDGPVLCFAGHTDVVPTGPVQAWQLDPFDAVIDEHGMLCGRGAADMKGSLAAMVVAAERFVADYPDHKGSLTFLITSDEEGPAHHGTKAVVERLKARQERLDWCIVGEPSSTTLVGDVVKNGRRGSLGAKLTVRGKQGHVAYPHLAKNPIHLAAPALAELAAEHWDHGNDFFPPTSFQISNLNSGTGATNVIPGDLEAIFNFRFSTESTVEGLQQRVADILDKHQLDWHIDWALSGLPFLTEPGALLDAVSSSIRDVTGRETKASTSGGTSDGRFIATMGTQVVELGPVNATIHQVNERVLAADLDVLTEIYYKTLIKLLA; from the coding sequence ATGACGGCCCACGCCGACCTCTCGCCGACCCTGCAACTCGCCTGCGACCTGATCCGCCGCCCGTCCGTGACGCCGGCGGATGCCGACTGCCAGAAACTGATGATGCAGCGCCTGGGCGACGCCGGTTTCAAGCTCGAGCCGATGCGCATCGAGGATGTGGATAACTTCTGGGCCAGCCATGGCAAGCATGACGGCCCGGTGTTGTGCTTCGCCGGTCACACCGATGTGGTGCCCACCGGTCCGGTGCAGGCTTGGCAGCTCGACCCGTTCGACGCGGTCATCGACGAACACGGCATGCTTTGCGGTCGTGGCGCAGCGGACATGAAAGGCAGCCTGGCGGCAATGGTCGTGGCGGCGGAACGGTTTGTCGCCGATTACCCGGACCACAAGGGCTCGCTGACCTTCCTGATCACCAGCGATGAAGAAGGCCCGGCCCACCACGGCACCAAGGCCGTGGTTGAACGCCTCAAGGCCCGCCAGGAACGACTGGACTGGTGCATCGTCGGCGAGCCGTCGAGTACCACGTTGGTGGGCGATGTGGTCAAGAACGGCCGTCGCGGTTCCCTCGGCGCGAAGCTGACCGTGCGCGGCAAGCAAGGCCACGTGGCGTATCCACACCTGGCGAAGAACCCGATCCATCTGGCCGCGCCGGCCCTCGCCGAGTTGGCCGCCGAGCATTGGGACCACGGCAACGATTTCTTCCCGCCGACCAGCTTCCAGATCTCCAACCTCAATTCCGGCACCGGCGCGACCAACGTGATCCCCGGCGACCTGGAGGCGATCTTCAATTTCCGTTTCTCCACCGAGTCCACTGTCGAAGGCCTGCAACAGCGCGTCGCCGATATCCTCGACAAGCATCAGTTGGACTGGCACATCGACTGGGCCTTGTCCGGCCTGCCGTTCCTGACCGAGCCGGGTGCGCTGCTGGATGCCGTGTCGTCGAGCATCAGGGACGTGACGGGGCGTGAGACCAAAGCTTCCACCAGCGGCGGCACCTCGGATGGTCGTTTCATCGCCACCATGGGCACGCAAGTCGTGGAACTGGGGCCGGTCAACGCGACCATCCACCAGGTCAACGAACGCGTATTGGCGGCCGATCTCGACGTGCTCACCGAGATCTACTACAAGACGCTGATCAAGTTGCTCGCCTGA
- the plsB gene encoding glycerol-3-phosphate 1-O-acyltransferase PlsB → MTRSPFRRLVFGTLRRLLYLWVRSETINQSSFTLNLDRSRPVFYVLQDPSLTDLAVLDTECTKAGLPRPVLPVAVGNLLEPAAFFYLTPAPDWLGRQDKRGAPPTLTRLVDALTHDAAEDAQIIPVSVFWGQSPDSESSPWKLLFADSWAVTGRLRRLLSIMILGRKTRVQFSAPIHLRELIEHDKGHERTVRMAQRILRVHFRNLKAAVIGPDISHRRNLVKGLLNQPLVKQAIAEEAEREKISPEKAKAQALRYGNEIASDYTYTAIRFLEVVLSWFWNKIYDGIKVNHIEGVQNVAQGHEVIYVPCHRSHIDYLLLSYLLFRNGLTPPHIAAGINLNMPVIGSLLRRGGAFFMRRTFKGNPLYTAVFNEYLHTLFTKGFPVEYFVEGGRSRTGRMLQPKTGMLAITLRSFLRSSRMPIVFVPVYIGYERVLEGRTYLGELRGASKKKESIFDIFKVIGALKQRFGQVAVNFGEPIKLAEFLDGEQPGWRQQELGPQFKPAWLNATTNRLGERVARHLNEAAAINPVNLVALALLSTSRLALDDQAMARVLDLYLALLRKVPYSPHTTLPEGDGRALIEHVKGMDLLSEQSDALGKILYLDEQNAVLMTYYRNNVLHIFALPALLASFFQSSSRMSREQILRYTHALYPYLQSELFIRWSTEELDGVVDQWLEAFVEQGLLRFEKDLYLRPAPSSRHFVLLTLLSKSIAQTLQRFYMTVSLLLNSGQNSISAEELEDLCTVMAQRLSILHGLNAPEFFDKSLFRHFIQTMLDLDVLRRDEAGKLSYHELLGELAEGAAKRVLPAEIRLSIRQVALHRSEDATQIAVSPDI, encoded by the coding sequence ATGACCCGCTCCCCGTTCCGCCGTCTTGTGTTTGGCACCCTGCGCCGACTGTTGTACCTCTGGGTTCGCTCCGAGACGATCAACCAGTCGTCCTTCACCCTCAACCTCGACCGCAGCCGTCCGGTGTTCTACGTCCTGCAAGATCCTTCGCTTACCGACCTGGCGGTGCTCGATACCGAGTGCACCAAGGCCGGTCTGCCACGCCCGGTGCTGCCGGTCGCGGTGGGCAACCTGCTGGAGCCGGCGGCGTTCTTCTACCTGACACCGGCGCCGGACTGGCTCGGGCGCCAGGACAAGCGCGGTGCGCCGCCCACCTTGACGCGGCTGGTCGACGCCCTGACCCATGACGCCGCCGAAGACGCGCAAATCATCCCGGTCAGCGTGTTCTGGGGCCAGTCGCCGGACAGCGAATCCAGCCCATGGAAACTGTTGTTCGCCGACAGTTGGGCCGTCACCGGGCGCCTGCGTCGGCTGTTGAGCATCATGATCCTGGGGCGCAAGACGCGTGTGCAATTTTCCGCGCCGATCCACCTGCGCGAACTGATCGAGCACGATAAAGGCCATGAACGCACGGTGCGCATGGCCCAGCGGATCCTGCGGGTACACTTCCGCAATCTGAAAGCGGCTGTCATCGGCCCTGACATTTCCCATCGACGCAACCTGGTCAAGGGCCTGCTGAACCAGCCACTGGTCAAGCAGGCGATTGCCGAGGAAGCCGAGCGGGAAAAGATCTCCCCGGAAAAAGCCAAGGCCCAGGCCCTGCGCTACGGCAACGAGATCGCCTCGGACTATACCTACACCGCGATCCGCTTCCTGGAGGTGGTGCTGAGCTGGTTCTGGAACAAGATCTACGACGGCATCAAGGTCAACCACATCGAAGGCGTACAGAACGTTGCCCAAGGCCACGAAGTCATCTACGTGCCGTGCCACCGCAGCCACATCGATTACCTGCTGCTGTCGTACCTGCTGTTCCGCAACGGCCTGACGCCCCCGCACATCGCCGCCGGCATCAACCTCAACATGCCGGTGATCGGTAGCCTGCTACGCCGTGGCGGGGCGTTCTTCATGCGCCGCACCTTCAAGGGCAACCCGCTCTACACCGCGGTTTTCAACGAATACCTGCATACGCTGTTCACCAAAGGCTTCCCGGTGGAGTATTTCGTCGAGGGCGGTCGCTCGCGCACCGGGCGCATGCTGCAACCCAAGACCGGCATGCTTGCCATCACCCTGCGCAGCTTCCTGCGTTCATCGCGCATGCCGATCGTGTTCGTGCCGGTCTACATCGGTTATGAACGGGTGCTGGAAGGCCGCACCTACCTGGGCGAATTGCGCGGGGCGAGCAAGAAAAAAGAATCGATTTTCGACATCTTCAAGGTCATCGGCGCGCTCAAGCAACGCTTCGGCCAAGTGGCGGTGAACTTCGGCGAGCCGATCAAACTGGCGGAATTCCTCGACGGCGAACAACCCGGTTGGCGCCAGCAGGAACTGGGCCCTCAGTTCAAGCCGGCCTGGCTCAACGCGACCACCAACCGTCTGGGTGAGCGCGTAGCCCGGCACCTGAACGAAGCCGCAGCCATCAACCCGGTCAACCTCGTCGCGCTGGCATTGTTGTCGACCAGCCGCCTGGCCCTGGACGACCAGGCCATGGCCCGGGTGCTGGACTTGTACCTCGCGTTGCTGCGCAAAGTGCCTTACTCCCCCCACACCACCTTGCCTGAGGGCGATGGCCGGGCGTTGATCGAGCACGTCAAAGGCATGGACCTGCTGTCGGAACAGAGCGATGCCCTGGGCAAGATTCTGTACCTGGACGAGCAGAACGCGGTGCTGATGACCTACTACCGCAACAACGTACTGCACATCTTCGCGCTGCCGGCGCTGCTGGCGAGCTTCTTCCAGAGCAGCTCGCGTATGAGTCGCGAACAGATCCTGCGCTATACCCACGCGCTGTATCCGTACCTGCAATCGGAGCTGTTCATTCGTTGGTCGACGGAAGAACTGGACGGCGTGGTCGACCAATGGCTCGAGGCATTTGTCGAGCAAGGCCTGCTGCGTTTCGAGAAAGACCTTTATTTGCGTCCGGCGCCAAGTTCGCGGCACTTCGTGCTGCTGACGCTGCTGTCAAAAAGCATCGCCCAGACCTTGCAGCGCTTCTACATGACCGTGTCGCTGCTGCTCAACAGCGGGCAAAACTCCATCAGCGCCGAAGAGCTGGAAGATCTCTGCACCGTCATGGCCCAGCGCCTGTCTATCCTGCATGGCCTGAATGCGCCGGAATTCTTCGACAAGAGCCTGTTCCGCCACTTTATCCAGACAATGCTCGACCTCGACGTACTGCGCCGCGACGAGGCCGGCAAACTCAGCTACCACGAGCTGCTCGGCGAACTGGCCGAAGGAGCAGCCAAGCGCGTGCTGCCGGCGGAGATTCGTTTGTCGATCCGCCAGGTAGCGCTACATCGCAGCGAAGATGCCACGCAGATCGCCGTCAGCCCTGACATCTGA
- a CDS encoding YbaY family lipoprotein → MKKFALLTSMALLAACQSATPPTATVESLDGEVFYLQRIALPPTATLTVSLQDVSLADAAAVVIDEQRGQVEGQVPLPFKLSYDPAQVKPGHRYAVSARIEVDGQLMFITTEQHTVQLDGKDPQPLKIRVNAAR, encoded by the coding sequence ATGAAAAAATTTGCTCTGCTTACCTCCATGGCCTTACTGGCCGCTTGCCAATCGGCAACGCCACCCACCGCAACCGTCGAATCCCTTGACGGTGAAGTCTTTTACTTGCAACGCATCGCCTTGCCGCCCACGGCAACCTTGACCGTGAGCCTGCAAGACGTTTCCCTTGCCGACGCCGCAGCGGTGGTGATCGATGAGCAGCGTGGCCAGGTCGAAGGACAGGTCCCTTTACCATTCAAGCTCAGTTATGATCCGGCGCAGGTCAAGCCCGGCCATCGTTATGCCGTGAGCGCCCGCATCGAAGTCGACGGCCAGTTGATGTTCATCACCACTGAACAGCACACCGTGCAGCTCGATGGCAAAGATCCGCAGCCGTTGAAGATCCGCGTCAACGCCGCACGCTGA
- a CDS encoding cold shock domain-containing protein, producing the protein MAARETGSVKWFNDAKGYGFIQREGGADVFVHYRAIRGEGHRSLTEGQQVEYAVVEGQKGLQAEDVVGL; encoded by the coding sequence ATGGCAGCACGGGAAACCGGCAGTGTGAAGTGGTTCAATGACGCGAAGGGCTACGGCTTCATCCAGCGCGAAGGCGGCGCGGATGTGTTCGTGCATTACCGCGCGATCCGTGGCGAAGGCCACCGTTCACTGACCGAAGGCCAGCAGGTCGAATACGCGGTCGTGGAAGGGCAGAAGGGCTTGCAGGCTGAGGATGTGGTGGGGTTGTAA
- a CDS encoding putative RNA methyltransferase codes for MLACPICSEPLNPVDNGVVCPAGHRFDRARQGYLNLLPVQHKNSRDPGDNQAMVEARRDFLNAGHYAPVARRLAELAAERAPGRWLDIGCGEGYYTAQIADALPNADGYALDISREAVKRACRRNPQLTWLIASMARVPLADGCCQFLASVFSPLDWQEAKRLLSPGGGLMKVGPTAGHLMELRERLYDEVREYSDDKHLALVPPGMALDHSETLEFKLVLTQGQDRANLLAMTPHGWRASAERRASVIEQAEPFEVTVSMRYDYFILQ; via the coding sequence ATGCTCGCCTGCCCAATCTGCAGTGAACCGCTGAACCCGGTGGACAACGGCGTGGTATGCCCCGCCGGGCATCGGTTCGACCGTGCGCGGCAGGGTTACTTGAACCTGCTGCCGGTACAGCACAAGAACAGCCGCGACCCTGGCGACAACCAGGCGATGGTCGAAGCCCGCCGCGACTTTCTCAACGCTGGGCACTACGCCCCGGTCGCCCGGCGCCTTGCCGAGCTGGCCGCCGAACGCGCGCCTGGACGCTGGCTCGACATCGGTTGCGGCGAAGGCTATTACACCGCGCAGATCGCCGACGCCCTGCCTAACGCGGATGGCTACGCCCTGGACATCTCTCGCGAGGCGGTCAAGCGCGCCTGCAGACGCAACCCGCAACTGACCTGGTTGATCGCCAGCATGGCCCGGGTACCGCTGGCCGACGGCTGCTGCCAGTTCCTCGCCAGCGTGTTCAGCCCGCTGGACTGGCAAGAGGCCAAGCGCTTGCTCAGCCCCGGCGGCGGCCTGATGAAAGTCGGCCCCACCGCCGGCCACCTGATGGAGTTGCGTGAGCGCCTGTACGACGAGGTGCGCGAGTACAGCGACGACAAACACCTGGCCCTGGTGCCGCCGGGCATGGCGCTGGATCACAGCGAAACGCTCGAATTCAAACTGGTGCTCACCCAAGGCCAGGACCGCGCCAACCTGCTGGCGATGACGCCTCATGGCTGGCGCGCCAGCGCCGAGCGCCGCGCCAGCGTGATCGAGCAGGCCGAACCGTTCGAAGTCACGGTGTCGATGCGCTACGATTATTTCATTCTTCAATAA
- a CDS encoding DUF4197 domain-containing protein, with amino-acid sequence MLRSTLRFTGLCAGLLICANAMALSLGDLSQKDATGGLKDALTQGAQVAVKQLGAPGGFSNNPDVKIELPGKLGKVAGKMKAFGMGEQVDQLETSMNQAAEAAVVQAQPILVDAVKNMSVADAKGILSGGNDSATQYLNKSSREQIRAKFLPIVKQATDKVGLAQKYNAFAGQAATFGVLDAKSANIENYVTEQALDGLFEMIGKQEATIRQNPAAAATSLAKKVFGTL; translated from the coding sequence ATGCTCCGTTCTACCCTTCGCTTCACCGGCTTGTGTGCCGGCCTGTTGATTTGCGCCAATGCCATGGCCCTGTCCCTGGGTGACCTGTCCCAGAAGGACGCCACTGGCGGCCTCAAGGATGCCCTGACCCAAGGAGCCCAGGTCGCCGTCAAGCAACTGGGCGCGCCGGGCGGGTTCAGCAACAACCCGGACGTAAAAATCGAATTGCCCGGCAAGCTCGGCAAAGTGGCCGGCAAGATGAAAGCCTTTGGCATGGGTGAGCAGGTCGATCAACTGGAAACCAGCATGAACCAGGCGGCCGAAGCCGCCGTGGTCCAGGCCCAGCCGATCCTCGTCGATGCGGTGAAGAACATGAGCGTGGCTGATGCCAAGGGCATCTTGAGCGGTGGCAATGATTCGGCCACCCAATACCTGAACAAGAGCAGCCGCGAGCAGATTCGCGCCAAGTTCCTGCCCATCGTCAAGCAAGCCACCGACAAGGTCGGCCTGGCCCAGAAATACAACGCCTTCGCCGGTCAGGCCGCCACCTTCGGCGTGCTGGACGCCAAAAGCGCCAACATTGAAAACTACGTGACCGAGCAGGCGCTGGACGGGTTGTTCGAGATGATCGGCAAGCAGGAAGCCACCATTCGCCAGAACCCGGCGGCAGCGGCGACCAGTTTGGCGAAGAAGGTTTTCGGCACGCTCTGA